A genomic segment from Acidobacteriota bacterium encodes:
- the msrA gene encoding peptide-methionine (S)-S-oxide reductase MsrA, which produces MLFSSKKSTMIRPEEALKGRDRKMPVAAKHHVLGAPMEPPFAGMETAVFAMGCFWGAERKFWQAPGVHSTSVGYAAGYTPNPSYEEVCSGGTGHAEVVRVVFDPAKTSYAEMLKIFWENHDPTQGMRQGNDAGTQYRSGIYPENDAQKIAAESSRAAYQEKLNAAGFGTITTEIVPSPAYYYAEEYHQQYLAKNPAGYCGIGGTGVSCPIGVAAAK; this is translated from the coding sequence GTGCTCTTCAGCTCGAAGAAGTCGACGATGATCCGGCCCGAAGAAGCCCTCAAGGGACGCGACCGGAAGATGCCCGTGGCCGCGAAGCACCACGTCCTCGGCGCGCCGATGGAGCCCCCGTTCGCCGGAATGGAGACCGCGGTCTTCGCGATGGGGTGCTTCTGGGGAGCGGAGCGGAAGTTCTGGCAGGCGCCCGGGGTCCACTCCACCTCGGTCGGCTACGCCGCCGGCTACACACCGAACCCTTCATATGAAGAGGTGTGCAGCGGCGGGACCGGCCACGCCGAGGTGGTGCGCGTCGTCTTCGATCCCGCGAAGACGTCCTACGCCGAGATGCTGAAGATCTTCTGGGAGAACCACGACCCGACGCAGGGGATGCGCCAGGGGAACGACGCGGGGACGCAGTACCGATCCGGGATCTACCCCGAGAACGACGCGCAGAAGATCGCCGCCGAGTCGTCGCGCGCCGCCTACCAGGAGAAGCTGAACGCCGCGGGGTTCGGGACGATCACGACCGAGATCGTCCCCTCCCCCGCCTATTACTACGCCGAGGAATATCACCAGCAGTACCTCGCGAAGAACCCAGCCGGGTACTGCGGCATCGGCGGAACCGGGGTGAGCTGTCCCATCGGGGTCGCGGCGGCGAAGTAG
- a CDS encoding sigma-70 family RNA polymerase sigma factor produces MIKLFEQAADFDPSRDGVAWAIAITSYEVRSIRRRGLRRREEALDHAAEALATTDTPEAMVVDRDLARAAREVLSGMKEEDMAAILVAIGERRPLRDATFRKRLQRALARLRHAWGAKHEIS; encoded by the coding sequence ATGATCAAGCTGTTCGAGCAAGCGGCCGACTTCGACCCGTCCCGCGACGGCGTCGCATGGGCGATCGCCATCACCTCTTATGAGGTCCGATCGATCCGGCGAAGAGGCCTGCGGCGCCGGGAAGAAGCGCTTGACCACGCGGCTGAAGCTCTCGCGACGACCGACACGCCCGAGGCGATGGTCGTCGACCGCGATCTCGCGCGCGCCGCGCGCGAGGTGCTCTCGGGGATGAAAGAGGAGGACATGGCTGCGATTCTCGTGGCGATCGGCGAGCGCCGCCCCCTCCGTGACGCGACGTTTCGAAAACGCCTCCAGCGCGCCCTCGCGCGGCTGCGCCATGCCTGGGGGGCCAAACATGAGATCTCCTGA
- a CDS encoding HYR domain-containing protein: MKKSFGARLFRLAVAGLLLAVPGSPAQAATPPQVSLLKDINLSGSSLPLHLTGANGMLFFTANDGIHGVELWKSDGTSSGTVMVADINHGLGGSSPNLLTNVNGTLFFTANDGASGLELWKSDGTAAGTVLVKDIVPGAGGSFPDYLTNVGGTLFFKALDAAHGAELWKSDGTEVGTVLVADINPGAGNSNPAYLTDVNGTVFFQATEPVHGGELWRSDGTAAGTVLVMDINPGAGNSFPYELINENGTLFFPAVYAYDPNGKPVGTELMTTGGLVKDINLSGNGNPSRMTDVNGILFFTASDGFAHGFELWTSDGTTGGTRMVKDIAPGAADAFPGGVASGFLTNVNGTLFFTANDVVHGVELWKSDGTAAGTVLVLEIVPGNSTSSGPINLLNVGGTLFFNAFDFSHGTELWMSDGTAAGTVLVADIRPGTAGSNPYYFANVNGTLFFTADDGVHGSEVWTTGAITDPPQITSASGATFTEGAPGSFTVKATGSPTPTLSLSGALPSGVTFDPATGVLGGPPAAGTAGAYPLMITASNGVPPDDLQPFTLTVNAPVGADTTPPALMLPPGATVEATGPSGAVVTFAATAVDLIDGPRPVTCVPASGSTFPLGMTTVNCTASDLSGNIAHGSFTVSVQPPAPPVLTLPANLTLEATDASGAVVNFIATAVDLVDGPRPVTCVPASGATFPVGVTTVDCSASDLNGHVANDSFTVTVLPAAPPVLALPANLTLEAMGLSGVAVNFNATAVDLVDGPRPVTCAPASGSTFPVNLIFPTTVNCSASDLTGHVANGSFTVMVQAGVPPVLTLPANMAIEATGASGAVVTFTATALDAFDGPRPVTCAPPSGSTFPINPINPTTVNCSASDLSGNVASGSFDVAVRDTTPPVLSLPASLTLEATGPFGAAASFTATATDLVDGPRPVACVPASGSTFSLGMTTVDCSADDLSRNRASGSFTVTVQDTKPPVLTLPGNLALAATGPFGATATFTATAADLVDGPLPVTCVPQSGDTFPLGTTTVNCSASDQAGHVVHGSFAVVVGDVTPPVVIPPAPISVLATELGGARGAAVPALAAFLGAGSANDAIDPAPVRLPPQVSAIDVDDQSLFAAGKTTTVTFRYRDASGNTGTALSTVFVEGAAAQISDLIPVVRGLGLSRKLTGNLVTKLQDAVSYVNAGKVTRACVKLEKFIEVVNAQSGKGIAPADASALIAEATRIRSVLGCL; this comes from the coding sequence ATGAAGAAGAGCTTCGGGGCACGATTGTTCCGACTGGCCGTTGCCGGCCTCCTTCTGGCGGTGCCCGGGAGCCCCGCGCAGGCGGCGACCCCGCCCCAGGTGTCGCTGCTGAAGGACATCAATCTCTCCGGCAGCTCGCTGCCCCTTCACCTGACAGGCGCGAACGGGATGCTGTTCTTCACGGCCAACGACGGCATCCACGGGGTCGAGCTGTGGAAGAGCGACGGGACGTCGTCCGGAACGGTCATGGTGGCCGACATCAACCACGGGCTCGGCGGCTCGTCCCCCAACCTCCTGACGAACGTGAACGGGACGCTCTTCTTCACGGCCAACGACGGCGCGAGCGGCCTCGAGCTGTGGAAGAGCGACGGGACGGCGGCCGGGACGGTGCTTGTGAAGGACATCGTTCCCGGAGCGGGCGGCTCGTTTCCCGACTACCTGACGAACGTCGGCGGGACGCTGTTCTTCAAGGCACTGGACGCCGCCCACGGAGCCGAGCTCTGGAAGAGCGACGGCACCGAGGTGGGGACCGTCCTCGTCGCGGACATCAACCCGGGCGCCGGGAACTCGAATCCCGCCTACCTGACCGACGTGAACGGGACGGTCTTCTTCCAGGCGACGGAGCCCGTCCATGGGGGTGAGCTCTGGAGGAGCGACGGGACGGCGGCCGGAACGGTTCTCGTGATGGACATCAACCCCGGCGCCGGCAACTCGTTTCCATACGAGCTGATCAACGAGAATGGCACGCTCTTCTTCCCGGCGGTCTACGCGTACGACCCGAACGGAAAGCCCGTCGGAACCGAGCTGATGACGACGGGAGGCCTCGTCAAGGACATCAATCTGTCCGGCAACGGGAACCCGTCGCGCATGACGGACGTGAACGGCATTCTCTTCTTCACGGCGTCGGACGGCTTCGCCCACGGTTTCGAGCTGTGGACGAGCGACGGCACGACCGGGGGGACGAGGATGGTCAAGGACATCGCCCCCGGAGCCGCTGACGCCTTCCCGGGCGGCGTGGCGTCGGGGTTTCTGACGAACGTGAACGGGACCCTCTTCTTCACGGCGAACGACGTCGTCCACGGCGTCGAGCTCTGGAAGAGCGACGGGACGGCAGCGGGAACCGTTCTCGTGTTGGAGATCGTCCCAGGCAACAGTACCTCCTCGGGCCCCATCAACCTCCTGAACGTCGGCGGCACGCTGTTCTTCAATGCTTTTGACTTCAGCCATGGGACCGAGCTCTGGATGAGCGACGGGACGGCGGCGGGAACCGTTCTCGTGGCGGACATACGTCCCGGCACCGCCGGCTCGAATCCCTACTATTTCGCCAACGTCAACGGCACGCTCTTCTTCACGGCGGACGACGGGGTCCACGGGTCCGAGGTCTGGACGACGGGCGCCATCACCGATCCGCCGCAAATCACCAGCGCGAGCGGCGCGACCTTCACCGAGGGGGCGCCCGGATCCTTCACCGTGAAGGCGACGGGAAGTCCGACGCCGACGCTGAGCCTGTCGGGGGCGCTGCCTTCCGGCGTGACGTTCGATCCCGCGACCGGCGTTCTCGGCGGACCTCCTGCGGCGGGGACGGCCGGAGCCTACCCGCTCATGATCACGGCGAGCAACGGCGTGCCCCCCGACGACCTCCAGCCGTTCACTCTCACCGTCAACGCCCCTGTCGGCGCGGACACGACGCCGCCCGCGCTGATGCTGCCGCCGGGCGCGACGGTCGAAGCGACAGGCCCCTCCGGCGCCGTCGTGACCTTCGCCGCCACCGCCGTGGATCTCATCGACGGCCCGCGCCCGGTGACGTGCGTGCCGGCGTCCGGCTCCACGTTCCCCCTCGGCATGACGACGGTCAACTGCACGGCGAGCGACCTGAGCGGCAACATCGCGCACGGCTCCTTCACCGTGTCGGTCCAGCCTCCGGCGCCGCCCGTTCTCACGCTTCCGGCGAACCTGACGCTCGAGGCGACGGACGCCTCCGGCGCCGTCGTGAACTTCATCGCCACCGCGGTGGATCTCGTCGATGGCCCGCGACCGGTGACGTGCGTGCCGGCGTCGGGGGCCACATTCCCCGTCGGCGTGACGACCGTCGACTGTTCGGCCAGCGACTTGAACGGCCATGTCGCGAACGACTCGTTCACGGTGACGGTCCTGCCGGCGGCGCCGCCCGTCCTCGCGCTTCCGGCGAATCTGACGCTCGAGGCGATGGGGCTCTCCGGCGTCGCCGTGAATTTCAACGCGACCGCGGTGGATCTCGTCGACGGCCCTCGCCCGGTGACGTGCGCGCCGGCGTCGGGCTCCACGTTCCCCGTCAACCTGATCTTCCCGACGACCGTCAACTGTTCGGCGAGCGACCTGACCGGGCACGTCGCGAACGGCTCGTTCACCGTGATGGTCCAGGCGGGGGTGCCACCCGTTCTGACGCTTCCGGCGAACATGGCGATCGAGGCGACGGGCGCGTCCGGCGCCGTCGTGACCTTCACCGCGACCGCACTCGACGCCTTCGACGGCCCGCGGCCGGTGACGTGCGCGCCGCCGTCGGGCTCCACGTTCCCCATCAACCCGATCAACCCGACGACCGTCAACTGCTCGGCGAGCGACCTGTCCGGCAATGTGGCGAGCGGCTCGTTTGACGTGGCCGTCCGGGACACGACGCCGCCGGTCCTTTCGCTTCCCGCGAGCCTGACGCTCGAAGCGACGGGTCCCTTCGGCGCGGCGGCGAGCTTCACCGCGACCGCCACGGATCTCGTCGACGGCCCGCGGCCCGTGGCGTGCGTGCCGGCGTCGGGATCCACGTTCTCCCTCGGCATGACGACGGTCGACTGTTCGGCGGACGATCTGTCCCGCAACCGGGCGAGCGGTTCCTTCACCGTGACGGTCCAGGACACGAAGCCGCCCGTTCTCACGCTGCCGGGGAACCTGGCGCTCGCCGCGACCGGACCGTTCGGCGCCACGGCGACGTTCACCGCGACCGCCGCGGATCTCGTCGACGGCCCGCTCCCGGTGACGTGCGTGCCGCAGTCCGGCGACACGTTTCCGCTGGGAACGACGACGGTCAATTGCTCGGCAAGCGACCAGGCCGGACATGTGGTGCACGGCAGCTTCGCAGTCGTCGTCGGCGACGTCACACCCCCCGTCGTCATCCCTCCCGCTCCCATCTCGGTGCTCGCCACCGAGCTCGGCGGCGCGCGCGGCGCGGCGGTGCCGGCTCTGGCCGCTTTCCTCGGCGCGGGATCTGCGAACGACGCGATCGATCCGGCTCCCGTGCGGCTCCCTCCTCAGGTGAGCGCAATCGATGTCGACGACCAGTCGCTCTTCGCCGCCGGAAAGACGACGACGGTCACCTTCCGGTACCGCGATGCGAGCGGAAACACGGGCACCGCTCTCTCCACCGTCTTCGTGGAGGGAGCCGCGGCGCAGATATCGGATCTGATCCCGGTGGTCAGGGGCCTCGGGCTGTCCCGGAAGCTCACGGGCAACCTCGTTACCAAGCTGCAGGACGCGGTGAGCTACGTCAACGCCGGAAAGGTCACGCGCGCGTGCGTGAAGCTCGAGAAGTTCATCGAAGTGGTGAACGCCCAGTCCGGGAAGGGCATCGCCCCGGCCGACGCGAGCGCCCTGATCGCGGAGGCGACGCGGATACGGTCGGTGCTCGGCTGCCTGTAG
- a CDS encoding protein kinase, with amino-acid sequence MVYLPPAMPLTPGTRLGPYEILSALGAGGMGEVYRAKDTRLDRTVAIKVLPAHLSSNADLRQRFEREARAVSSLNHPNVCTLHDIGREGNTDFLVMELLEGETLAARLGRGPVPPAELLRYAVEIADALDRAHRSGILHRDLKPGNVMITKTGTKLLDFGLAKGITQAAASPLTAAPTATSPLTAQGTIVGTFQYMAPEQFEGKEADVRSDIFAFGTVLYEMATGKRAFEGKTQASMIAAILEREPAPITSIQPLAPAGLERVVKQCLAKDPDERWQSAGDLKRELKWIAEGGSQAGVPAPAIAPGRRSSLVLVTVVALLVAAGFAAGFLLRKPTTPAVLHATIDLPPQIKLDPENLTLALSPDGRTLAFTGFTTGGNSQIWIRPLDAASAVPLAGTEGATCPFWSPDGRYLGFFADRKLKKVPASGGTSQTLCDAPTGRGGTWSRNGVIVFAPGIFGGLYQIPAAGGTPSALTTAGKEGQTDRLPHFMPDGKHVLFYSGKAVDDGHNGIYALDLATKKISLVMNTNSEAQYLENGYIAYVREGNLQIQPFDPVSLRPKGDPVPIAEKVRFSAYRWTGAVTVSAAGPVIFQTGSGASKDLLTWYDLDGKKLATIGEPTSFGDFTLSPDGQRALVTLSAGDSKPDLWSFDLHRGVGSKFTFTPGFYNGTAWSPDGEQIAYSNYPSIFIKLANGASGERSIFTTSASIIAVNDWSPDGRSIVFSQLGNQAGWDLLTVPVSGGAPQPFLASPANEKNGRFSPDGKWLLYLSDETGRDEVYVVPYPGPGGKWQISSGGAYEAAWLGDGHQIAVTTIEYSLLAVDVQARGSSLAVGASHPLFGGVAIVGAFQITRDGKKILVASPLENTNTSNPLTIVTDWVAELQKK; translated from the coding sequence TTGGTGTACCTTCCCCCCGCCATGCCCCTCACCCCCGGCACGCGCCTCGGCCCTTACGAAATCCTCTCCGCGCTCGGCGCGGGCGGCATGGGCGAGGTCTACCGCGCGAAGGACACGCGGCTCGACCGGACCGTCGCGATCAAGGTCCTGCCGGCTCACCTCTCGTCGAACGCCGATCTGAGGCAGCGCTTCGAGCGGGAGGCGCGCGCGGTCTCGAGCCTCAACCACCCGAACGTCTGCACGCTCCACGACATCGGTCGCGAGGGGAACACGGACTTCCTCGTGATGGAGCTCCTCGAGGGGGAGACCCTGGCCGCGCGCCTCGGGCGCGGGCCGGTGCCGCCCGCCGAGCTTCTCCGCTACGCGGTCGAGATCGCCGACGCCCTCGACCGCGCCCACCGCTCGGGGATCCTGCATCGCGATCTGAAGCCCGGCAACGTCATGATCACGAAGACGGGGACGAAGCTCCTCGACTTCGGCCTCGCGAAGGGGATCACCCAGGCTGCCGCCTCCCCTCTCACGGCGGCTCCCACCGCCACGAGCCCGCTGACGGCGCAAGGAACGATCGTCGGCACCTTCCAGTACATGGCCCCCGAGCAGTTCGAAGGGAAGGAGGCGGACGTACGGAGCGACATCTTCGCCTTCGGCACCGTCCTCTACGAGATGGCGACGGGGAAGCGCGCCTTCGAGGGGAAGACCCAGGCGTCGATGATCGCCGCGATCCTCGAGCGCGAGCCCGCGCCGATCACGTCGATCCAGCCGCTCGCCCCCGCCGGCCTCGAGCGCGTGGTAAAGCAGTGCCTCGCGAAGGATCCCGACGAGCGCTGGCAGAGCGCCGGAGATCTCAAGAGGGAGCTGAAGTGGATCGCCGAAGGGGGATCGCAGGCGGGAGTCCCGGCTCCGGCGATCGCACCGGGGCGGCGGTCATCCCTCGTCCTCGTGACGGTCGTGGCGCTCCTCGTGGCGGCGGGTTTCGCGGCCGGATTCCTCCTCCGAAAACCCACGACCCCCGCCGTCCTCCATGCGACGATCGACCTCCCCCCCCAGATCAAGCTCGATCCGGAGAACCTCACGCTCGCCCTCTCTCCCGACGGCCGGACCCTTGCCTTCACGGGCTTCACGACGGGGGGCAACAGCCAGATCTGGATTCGCCCTCTCGACGCTGCGAGCGCGGTCCCTCTCGCCGGAACGGAGGGGGCCACCTGCCCCTTCTGGTCCCCGGACGGCCGGTACCTCGGCTTCTTCGCCGATCGAAAGCTGAAGAAGGTGCCCGCTTCCGGCGGCACGTCGCAGACTCTCTGCGACGCCCCGACGGGACGCGGAGGGACGTGGAGCCGGAACGGCGTCATCGTCTTCGCCCCCGGCATCTTCGGGGGGCTGTACCAGATCCCCGCGGCGGGCGGCACCCCGTCGGCGCTCACGACGGCGGGGAAGGAAGGACAGACGGACAGGCTTCCCCATTTCATGCCCGACGGCAAGCACGTCCTGTTCTACTCCGGCAAGGCCGTCGATGACGGTCACAATGGGATCTACGCGCTCGACCTCGCGACGAAGAAAATTTCTCTCGTGATGAACACCAACAGCGAGGCGCAGTATCTCGAGAATGGCTACATCGCCTACGTCAGGGAGGGAAACCTCCAGATCCAGCCGTTCGATCCCGTGAGCCTCCGCCCGAAGGGCGACCCCGTCCCCATCGCGGAAAAGGTCCGGTTCAGCGCCTACCGCTGGACGGGAGCGGTGACGGTCAGCGCGGCCGGCCCGGTCATCTTTCAGACGGGCTCCGGGGCCTCCAAGGATCTCCTCACCTGGTACGATCTCGACGGCAAGAAGCTCGCGACGATCGGCGAGCCGACGAGCTTCGGAGACTTCACTCTCTCGCCCGACGGCCAGCGCGCGCTCGTCACGCTGAGCGCGGGAGACAGCAAACCCGATCTCTGGTCGTTCGATCTCCACCGCGGCGTCGGGAGCAAGTTCACGTTCACCCCGGGGTTCTACAACGGCACGGCGTGGTCGCCTGACGGAGAGCAGATCGCCTACTCGAACTACCCCTCGATCTTCATCAAGCTCGCCAACGGGGCCTCAGGGGAACGCTCGATCTTCACGACCAGCGCCTCGATCATCGCCGTGAACGACTGGTCGCCGGACGGCAGGTCCATCGTCTTCAGCCAGCTCGGCAACCAGGCGGGGTGGGACCTCCTGACGGTGCCCGTCTCGGGAGGCGCGCCGCAGCCGTTCCTCGCCTCTCCGGCCAACGAGAAGAACGGTCGCTTCTCCCCCGACGGAAAGTGGCTTCTGTACCTCTCGGACGAGACCGGCCGCGACGAGGTGTACGTGGTCCCCTACCCCGGCCCCGGCGGAAAGTGGCAGATCTCCTCCGGCGGGGCCTACGAGGCCGCGTGGCTCGGCGACGGGCACCAGATCGCCGTGACGACGATCGAGTACAGCCTTCTCGCCGTGGACGTCCAGGCGCGGGGATCGAGCCTCGCGGTCGGCGCCTCGCACCCTCTATTCGGCGGCGTGGCCATCGTCGGCGCATTCCAGATCACGCGCGACGGGAAGAAGATCCTCGTCGCGTCGCCCCTGGAGAATACCAACACCTCGAACCCGCTGACGATCGTCACCGACTGGGTCGCGGAGCTCCAGAAGAAATAA
- a CDS encoding chorismate-binding protein, giving the protein MMAFGTQESALVLVGAGRSLSLQRYADAPVPGHVLWGRLEEFCQSRAFVAGYIGFDAVWSDETRRPAQRAGSNSAPTLHLWEPQGVIRIDVTPSGSAEISILQACADLSTMRPGPLGAFEAVPLRDLDGEARPFRESVARTIAFIRRGEGERLTLARRIDLPDDLDILASFAAPPAICDSNVGRSFYLATPSIELAGHSPELLARGDPEGFVCYKLSGTGPRHSEPAEDARLRARFLVDGKVLKEHALSIEATRGALEAVGAVRTGHMEVLDRPGLRHLRTPLSVATRPDASWSMIMRAVLPSGAQPRAAGLQSLDGLERFSRGAYYGIIGVRTPDGRFEFSQVLRTLFRDRTGVCTFVGAAVTGDSTVDGESDETRLKLDDVVAMRRAWRTVSKARESGSGRHRVPQ; this is encoded by the coding sequence GTGATGGCGTTCGGGACGCAGGAGTCTGCCCTCGTTCTCGTCGGCGCCGGCCGCAGCCTCTCCCTTCAGCGCTATGCCGATGCGCCGGTTCCTGGTCACGTCCTCTGGGGGCGCCTGGAGGAGTTCTGCCAATCCCGGGCATTCGTGGCCGGATACATCGGTTTCGACGCCGTGTGGTCGGACGAGACGCGGCGACCGGCGCAGCGCGCCGGTTCCAATTCGGCTCCGACCCTGCATCTCTGGGAGCCGCAGGGAGTCATCCGGATCGACGTCACGCCGTCGGGCAGTGCGGAGATCTCGATTCTGCAGGCGTGTGCGGACCTGAGCACGATGCGGCCCGGACCGCTCGGCGCGTTCGAAGCTGTCCCGCTCAGAGATCTCGATGGCGAAGCGCGCCCGTTCCGGGAGTCCGTCGCACGGACGATCGCATTCATACGGCGTGGCGAGGGGGAGAGGTTGACTCTCGCGCGCCGCATCGATCTTCCCGACGACCTCGACATCCTCGCTTCATTCGCTGCGCCACCTGCGATTTGCGACAGCAACGTCGGGCGGAGCTTTTATCTCGCAACCCCCTCGATCGAGCTGGCGGGTCACAGCCCCGAGTTGCTTGCGAGAGGCGACCCGGAGGGGTTTGTCTGCTACAAGCTGTCCGGCACGGGCCCGCGCCATTCGGAGCCGGCGGAGGACGCCCGGCTGCGCGCCCGGTTCCTGGTGGACGGGAAGGTTCTGAAGGAGCACGCGCTGTCCATCGAAGCCACCCGCGGCGCACTGGAGGCGGTGGGCGCCGTGAGGACAGGACACATGGAGGTGCTGGACCGGCCCGGGCTTCGCCATCTCAGGACTCCATTGAGCGTGGCCACACGGCCCGACGCTTCCTGGTCCATGATCATGAGAGCCGTACTGCCCTCCGGTGCGCAGCCCCGCGCAGCCGGGCTCCAGTCTCTCGACGGCCTGGAGCGCTTCAGCAGGGGCGCGTACTACGGAATCATCGGCGTGCGGACGCCGGATGGCAGGTTCGAGTTCTCGCAGGTTCTGCGCACGCTCTTCCGGGACCGGACGGGGGTCTGCACCTTCGTCGGCGCCGCCGTCACGGGCGATTCGACGGTCGATGGCGAGAGCGACGAGACGCGGCTCAAGCTCGATGACGTGGTCGCGATGCGCCGGGCGTGGCGCACCGTCAGCAAAGCGCGAGAATCCGGTTCAGGACGGCATCGCGTCCCGCAATGA
- a CDS encoding glycosyltransferase family 1 protein: protein MLHVLDFDRGDIDSGATQAMGADQDQKSGVGRAARGEVTKPRLNDIATRQRVERDHGGILAGFPPGGSHRRALSAPASCIMFQVTWGLRRMKAVAVFSMVADGHMRRLLPLVSGLSSRGVAAHVFTHRRFERAVAAAGGTFVDLFGKYPLEAADAGSFPIAMRSVSYAGHYIEQVQRDVEALGASLILSDTFAMIGRVAAARIGVPHVNVCAGHNVDPGEFQRILATDARVVVSTQCLRAVELLRDRYGVRDASPFSYVAGLSPILNVYGEPPEYLTAGERAVFEPVAFFGSLPSTDEIVARNRDQGPCYFGRDATLRVYVSFGTVVWRSYATEALAALESISAAIARYPRAEATISLGGAELGAAEMRALTRPNVAVESFVDQWAILRQADLFITHHGLNSTHEAICHGVPMVSYPFFWDQPSLAAKCRGFGVATPLTESPRGAVLEAHVHAAIAAVHDGRDSMRARLAAAREYELKVIAGRDAVLNRILALC from the coding sequence GTGCTCCACGTCCTGGATTTCGATCGAGGGGACATCGATTCCGGCGCGACGCAGGCGATGGGCGCCGATCAGGACCAGAAGAGCGGCGTCGGTCGTGCGGCCCGCGGCGAGGTCACGAAGCCCCGCCTGAATGACATCGCCACCCGGCAACGCGTCGAACGAGATCATGGCGGCATTCTAGCCGGATTCCCGCCCGGCGGGTCGCACCGTCGAGCGCTTTCCGCGCCGGCATCGTGCATCATGTTTCAGGTGACGTGGGGCTTGCGCAGGATGAAAGCGGTCGCGGTCTTCTCGATGGTTGCCGATGGGCACATGCGCCGGCTGCTTCCGCTGGTGTCCGGGCTGTCCTCGAGAGGTGTGGCCGCTCACGTCTTCACGCATCGCCGGTTCGAGCGCGCGGTGGCCGCGGCCGGCGGCACGTTCGTCGATCTTTTCGGCAAGTACCCGCTGGAAGCGGCGGACGCCGGGTCGTTCCCCATCGCCATGCGATCCGTCAGCTACGCCGGGCACTACATCGAACAGGTTCAGCGCGACGTCGAAGCGCTCGGCGCGTCTCTGATCCTCTCCGACACGTTTGCCATGATCGGGCGCGTGGCGGCGGCCCGCATCGGCGTGCCGCACGTGAACGTCTGCGCCGGGCACAACGTGGACCCCGGCGAGTTCCAGCGGATTCTCGCGACCGATGCGCGCGTCGTGGTCTCCACGCAGTGCCTGCGCGCGGTCGAGCTGCTCCGCGACCGGTACGGTGTTCGCGACGCCTCGCCGTTCTCCTATGTGGCGGGCTTGAGCCCGATTCTCAACGTCTACGGAGAACCGCCGGAGTACCTGACGGCCGGGGAACGTGCCGTGTTCGAGCCGGTGGCCTTTTTCGGGTCTCTGCCCTCGACGGACGAGATCGTTGCGCGGAATCGCGATCAAGGTCCCTGCTACTTCGGGCGCGACGCGACGCTCAGGGTCTACGTTTCCTTCGGAACGGTGGTGTGGCGTTCCTACGCGACCGAGGCGCTGGCGGCGCTCGAGTCCATCTCCGCGGCCATCGCCCGTTATCCGCGAGCCGAGGCGACGATCAGCCTCGGGGGCGCCGAACTGGGCGCCGCTGAGATGCGCGCCCTGACCAGGCCCAATGTGGCCGTCGAGAGTTTCGTGGATCAATGGGCGATTCTCCGGCAAGCGGACCTGTTCATCACGCATCACGGGCTGAATTCGACCCACGAGGCGATTTGTCACGGCGTGCCGATGGTCTCGTACCCGTTTTTCTGGGATCAGCCGTCGCTCGCCGCGAAGTGCCGGGGATTCGGCGTCGCGACCCCGCTGACCGAGAGCCCTCGCGGTGCGGTGTTGGAGGCGCATGTCCATGCGGCGATCGCTGCGGTCCATGATGGGCGAGACTCGATGCGGGCCCGATTGGCAGCGGCCAGGGAGTACGAGCTCAAAGTCATTGCGGGACGCGATGCCGTCCTGAACCGGATTCTCGCGCTTTGCTGA
- a CDS encoding thioredoxin family protein, translating into MSIRILLVGCLCIAALSAASEAKPSVTWSYTFTGRDAGASPSLDDVLASARAARRPVMIDFTAEWCAACRLLDRDTYTAPDVIREADRFVTIRIDATNVDDVTQRFTQRFGVRGLPTLVFVTSRGAVLASSKILGLVDGPRLAREMRGVP; encoded by the coding sequence GTGTCGATCAGGATCCTGCTCGTGGGGTGCCTCTGCATCGCGGCCCTGAGCGCAGCTTCGGAAGCGAAGCCCTCGGTGACGTGGAGTTACACGTTTACCGGCAGGGACGCGGGGGCATCGCCGAGCCTCGACGATGTCCTCGCGTCCGCGCGGGCCGCCCGGCGGCCCGTCATGATCGACTTCACCGCCGAGTGGTGCGCCGCGTGTCGCCTGCTCGATCGGGACACGTACACCGCCCCCGACGTGATCCGGGAGGCGGACCGATTCGTCACCATCCGGATCGACGCGACGAACGTCGACGACGTGACGCAGCGGTTCACCCAGCGCTTCGGTGTCCGTGGATTGCCGACCCTGGTCTTCGTCACCTCGCGCGGCGCCGTGCTCGCCTCGTCGAAGATCCTCGGGCTCGTGGACGGCCCGAGGCTCGCGCGCGAGATGCGAGGGGTTCCCTGA